One Candidatus Atelocyanobacterium thalassa isolate ALOHA genomic window, TCGTACGGTCCTGCCCATAGGACAGGTTTTCCATCAAAATTTTCAATTGCGGGAGGAGATGATGTTTGCCACTCTAAAGTATATGCTCTCCAAGGATTTCGGCTAACTTTTTCACCACTAGCTAAACTTAGGAATATATTTATAACGAAAGGTAAGGTTGACAGACCAAGTATATAAGCTCCTATAGTAGCAATTTCATTTAAAGGCTGAAATTGAATATCGTATAATGCAATACGACGATTCATTCCTAATAGTCCTAATTCATGCATAGGCATAAATGATACATTCAAGCCTATGAATAATAAAAGAAAATGAGCTTTTCCAAGAAATTCATTGAACATCCTTCCCGTCATTTTTGGGAACCAATGATAGAAGCCTGCAAATAAACCCATAGATGCTCCTCCAAAAAGAACATAATGGAAATGAGCTACTACAAAATAGGTATCATGAACGTGAATGTCAAAAGGTACTGCAGATAACATTACTCCGGTCAAGCCACCTAACGTAAAAATAGTAAGAAAACCAAATCCAAAAAGGAAAGGAGTATTTAAGTTTATTTTGCCTCCCCAAATTGTTGCACACCAGCCAAATACTTTAATGCCTGTAGGAATAGCGATCAACATTGTAGCGGCCATGAAAAACATCCTTAACCATCCAGGTATACCACTAGTAAACATGTGGTGAGCCCAAACAATCAAACCAAGAAAACTAATTCCTAAACTGGAATAAGCAATAGCTCGATAGCCAAAAATAGGTTTTCTTACATGTACAGGTAAAACATCAGAAATAACTCCAAAAAAGGGCAAAATCATAATGTAAACTGCCGGATGTGAATAGAACCAAAACATATGTTGATAAAGTACCGGATCCCCGCCACCTGCAGGGTTAAAAAAGCTGGTTCCAGCAATCAGATCAAAAGATAAAAGAACCAATGCTGCAGCCAACACAGGAGTAGATAATAAAATCAAAGTCGAAGTTGCTAGCATAGACCAACAAAACAATGGCATGCTATGCAGATCCATTTCTTTGATTCGCATTTTTAATATAGTAGTTAGAAAATTTATAGATCCTAAAATTGAAGAAGTTCCTATTAGAAGAACACTTAAGATCCAAATTTCTTCGCCCCATATTCCACTAACTAAGCTTAAAGGTGGATAAGAAGTCCATCCAGCTTGTGCAGCTCCTCCGTCAACAAAAAAGCTTAATAGTAACAAAATACCTCCTGGTGGTGTTAACCAAAAGGCTAATGCATTAAGCGTAGGAAAAGCCATATCTTCAGTCCCTATCATTAAGGGAATTAGATAATTAGCAAAAGCTGCCCCAGCTGGTACGATCCATAAAAAGATCATAATCGTACCATGCATAGTTAAAACTTGGTTGTACAAGAAGGGAGTTATAAAGTCAGGTTCAGGAGTAGCTAATTCTGTTCTAAGAACCTCTGCAAGAGCTCCACCTATGAAATAAAAAAGAAATGATGTAACTAGGTACTGAATTCCAATAACCTTATGGTCTGTACAAAAGGTAAAGTAATCGGTCCATTTCCTTTGTTGATGTTGTGTTTTGGTTGATTCGATGATGGTTGTCATAGAATTTTAATCAATAAATTAAGCTAAGCTTAGATAAAGGATTACAAATAAAATTCCGAGTTAAGATTTTAATCTTAAGAATCCTGATGAGAATAATTATGAGTTAACTCAGCTACAGTATCTTTTTCTGTATCCATATTCTCAATATAAGAAGTTAGGAATTTTTCATTAGAAGAACTATCGTCAACAGTTAAAGTTTTTTCAAGATATGCTTCTTGAACGGGTTGATTGGATTTTATCCATTCTTCATAAGAATCTTGATCTTCAACATGAAGAACAGACTTCATACCCCCATGGTAAGGACCACACAACTCTGCACAAACAATAGGATAATCCCCTTTAAGAGAAGGAATAAAAGAAATAATACTTTGACGTCCTGGAATAGTATCTTGTTTTAAACGCAGCTGAGGTACCCAAAAAGCATGAAGTACATCTTTAG contains:
- the ctaD gene encoding cytochrome c oxidase subunit I, whose translation is MTTIIESTKTQHQQRKWTDYFTFCTDHKVIGIQYLVTSFLFYFIGGALAEVLRTELATPEPDFITPFLYNQVLTMHGTIMIFLWIVPAGAAFANYLIPLMIGTEDMAFPTLNALAFWLTPPGGILLLLSFFVDGGAAQAGWTSYPPLSLVSGIWGEEIWILSVLLIGTSSILGSINFLTTILKMRIKEMDLHSMPLFCWSMLATSTLILLSTPVLAAALVLLSFDLIAGTSFFNPAGGGDPVLYQHMFWFYSHPAVYIMILPFFGVISDVLPVHVRKPIFGYRAIAYSSLGISFLGLIVWAHHMFTSGIPGWLRMFFMAATMLIAIPTGIKVFGWCATIWGGKINLNTPFLFGFGFLTIFTLGGLTGVMLSAVPFDIHVHDTYFVVAHFHYVLFGGASMGLFAGFYHWFPKMTGRMFNEFLGKAHFLLLFIGLNVSFMPMHELGLLGMNRRIALYDIQFQPLNEIATIGAYILGLSTLPFVINIFLSLASGEKVSRNPWRAYTLEWQTSSPPAIENFDGKPVLWAGPYDYGLNSEEFDFEKVFGDTPTETSSNSK